A single region of the Flavobacteriales bacterium genome encodes:
- a CDS encoding DUF3078 domain-containing protein: MKKKFITALLMVLGLSVFAQDPTLEQKEKELEAAKAKLAEAQAKVNQIAAEVEALKPIVKWEKGNLLAVNFNQGSFTNWSLGGVNAISVAALGNAFANYKYGKWTWDNNLDLAYGLLRNKGESVRKNEDKIDFQTKVGRRATDKLSWASIARFESQFAEGFDFANPDENRPVLSRFMAPAYLKFSVGIDYKPNKYLSMYISPAAGKWTFVNDDSIAAMHLYIPTTSVNANRRGEFGALTSFIYQNKAIVKNIGVRSSLELFNNFTDLNRPNRRNIDVDWQTRFDWKLNKYLGMTLFGHVKYDDDTRIEFDPEGQPGKVGPRTQFKELFGVGFSYKF; the protein is encoded by the coding sequence ATGAAGAAGAAATTTATCACAGCATTATTGATGGTTTTGGGTTTGAGTGTTTTTGCACAAGACCCAACTTTAGAACAAAAAGAAAAAGAATTGGAAGCCGCTAAGGCAAAATTGGCCGAGGCACAGGCAAAAGTGAACCAGATAGCCGCAGAGGTAGAAGCACTTAAACCCATTGTAAAATGGGAAAAAGGAAATCTGTTGGCGGTCAATTTTAACCAAGGTTCTTTTACGAACTGGTCCTTGGGAGGGGTTAATGCTATTTCGGTTGCGGCATTAGGAAACGCTTTTGCCAACTATAAATACGGCAAATGGACATGGGACAACAACCTTGATTTGGCCTATGGATTATTGAGAAATAAAGGAGAAAGCGTAAGAAAGAACGAGGATAAAATTGATTTTCAAACAAAAGTTGGGCGTAGAGCAACCGACAAATTGAGTTGGGCAAGTATTGCCCGATTTGAAAGCCAGTTTGCCGAAGGTTTTGATTTTGCCAATCCCGACGAAAACCGTCCGGTTCTTTCAAGATTTATGGCACCAGCATATCTAAAATTTTCTGTTGGAATAGATTATAAACCCAATAAATATTTGTCAATGTATATCTCTCCAGCAGCAGGGAAATGGACATTTGTAAACGATGACAGCATTGCAGCCATGCATTTGTACATTCCTACCACCAGTGTCAATGCTAATAGAAGAGGGGAGTTTGGGGCATTAACCTCTTTTATATATCAAAACAAGGCAATTGTAAAAAATATTGGCGTAAGAAGCAGCTTAGAGCTTTTTAACAACTTTACAGATTTGAATAGGCCAAACAGAAGGAATATTGATGTTGACTGGCAAACCCGCTTTGACTGGAAGTTGAATAAATATTTGGGTATGACACTATTTGGTCATGTAAAATATGACGACGATACTCGAATAGAGTTTGACCCTGAAGGGCAACCCGGAAAAGTAGGACCTAGAACACAATTTAAAGAATTGTTTGGTGTAGGGTTTAGCTATAAGTTTTAA
- a CDS encoding MaoC family dehydratase, producing the protein MINLGDEFVHEFSYTQEDVNTFAKVTGDTNPLHIDEETGKNSPFGRNIIHGFLGGSVFTKIFGALWKVDGHVYMKQTMQWLKPMFVDTPYEAKITVKEIFPDKNRVLYDCAIYDKATGTQTFTGEALLQNKVQYVW; encoded by the coding sequence ATGATAAATTTAGGAGATGAATTCGTTCACGAATTTAGTTATACTCAAGAGGACGTAAACACGTTTGCAAAGGTTACTGGAGACACTAATCCGCTGCACATAGATGAAGAAACCGGTAAAAACAGTCCATTTGGTAGAAACATTATTCATGGTTTTTTGGGGGGCAGCGTTTTTACCAAAATTTTTGGTGCTTTATGGAAGGTAGACGGCCATGTGTACATGAAACAAACCATGCAATGGCTAAAACCGATGTTTGTGGATACACCTTATGAGGCAAAAATTACTGTTAAAGAAATTTTCCCTGATAAAAATAGAGTACTCTACGACTGTGCGATATATGACAAAGCAACTGGCACTCAAACCTTTACGGGTGAAGCATTGCTTCAAAACAAGGTGCAGTATGTGTGGTAA
- a CDS encoding acetyl-CoA carboxylase biotin carboxyl carrier protein subunit, with amino-acid sequence MYRATVNNSQQFEIDKNDQTLMNHSKVDFDIKPLPNGNYHVLLNNKSFELSEIEVIRNDKTVAMTINHKRYVVAIEDNFDLLLKSMGMDKSTTQKVSEVKSPMPGLVLNIMVEVGEEIKKDQPLMVLEAMKMENVIASPCDAMVASIEVKTQQKVDKNAVLVKFS; translated from the coding sequence ATGTATAGAGCTACCGTTAACAATAGTCAACAATTTGAAATAGATAAAAATGACCAAACTTTGATGAACCACAGTAAGGTGGATTTTGACATAAAACCACTTCCAAACGGAAATTATCATGTGTTGCTCAATAATAAATCATTCGAGTTGAGTGAGATTGAGGTGATTAGAAACGATAAAACCGTGGCCATGACCATCAATCATAAAAGGTATGTGGTGGCTATAGAGGACAATTTTGACCTACTCCTCAAAAGCATGGGTATGGATAAATCAACCACACAAAAAGTGTCGGAAGTAAAATCACCAATGCCTGGTTTGGTATTGAATATAATGGTAGAAGTGGGGGAAGAGATTAAGAAAGACCAACCTTTGATGGTGTTGGAAGCCATGAAAATGGAAAACGTCATTGCCTCTCCATGCGATGCCATGGTTGCCTCTATTGAGGTAAAGACTCAACAAAAGGTTGATAAAAATGCGGTTTTGGTGAAATTTTCGTAA
- the phaC gene encoding class III poly(R)-hydroxyalkanoic acid synthase subunit PhaC — protein MLNTSAIFDEFVTVSEKMKKGYETLQNIGNVEVATTPKELVWECDKVKMFHYKRDTPAKTTIPVLVSFAIMNRHDVLDLQPDRSLMKKLLDEGLDIYIMDWGYPTRADRYLSMEDYILGYMNDAVDFVRKTHNVEKIHKMGICQGGLFSMIYAAIFPEKLQTLTTYVAPYDFTNTNCNMLYKWTKYVDVDTMVESMGTISADVMNSAFSMLKPSMDVAKYFGVLDMMHDEDKLMNFLRMEKWKNDCPDLSGEMYRKYIKDLFRDNKLIKNEFELGEYKVDLKNMTVPFLNVYATEDNIIPNESSLGIMDKLGTKDKQEYAFPGGHIGVFVGAKSQKELAPKVAEWVLERS, from the coding sequence ATGTTAAATACAAGTGCAATATTTGATGAGTTTGTAACCGTTTCTGAAAAAATGAAAAAAGGATATGAAACGTTGCAAAACATTGGTAATGTGGAAGTTGCCACCACACCAAAAGAATTGGTTTGGGAATGCGACAAAGTAAAAATGTTTCATTACAAAAGAGACACTCCAGCTAAAACAACCATTCCTGTATTGGTTTCGTTTGCTATAATGAACCGACACGATGTGTTGGATTTGCAACCTGATCGTTCGTTGATGAAAAAATTGTTGGACGAAGGATTGGATATTTACATTATGGATTGGGGCTATCCCACCCGAGCCGACCGCTACTTATCTATGGAAGATTATATCTTAGGATATATGAACGATGCGGTGGACTTTGTAAGAAAAACCCACAATGTAGAAAAAATTCACAAAATGGGCATCTGTCAAGGTGGGTTATTTAGCATGATTTACGCAGCTATTTTCCCCGAAAAATTGCAAACGCTCACCACTTATGTAGCTCCTTACGATTTTACCAATACCAACTGTAACATGTTGTATAAATGGACTAAATATGTGGACGTTGACACTATGGTAGAAAGCATGGGAACTATTAGTGCTGACGTGATGAACAGTGCATTTAGTATGCTAAAACCAAGCATGGATGTGGCCAAATACTTTGGCGTGTTAGACATGATGCACGATGAGGATAAATTGATGAACTTTTTGCGAATGGAAAAATGGAAAAACGATTGTCCTGATTTGTCTGGCGAAATGTACCGAAAATACATCAAAGACCTATTTAGAGACAATAAACTCATCAAAAATGAATTTGAATTGGGTGAATATAAAGTCGATTTGAAAAACATGACTGTTCCATTTTTGAACGTGTATGCTACAGAAGACAACATTATTCCAAACGAATCTTCATTAGGAATAATGGACAAATTGGGGACAAAAGACAAGCAAGAATACGCATTCCCAGGTGGACACATTGGTGTATTTGTGGGTGCAAAATCTCAAAAAGAATTAGCTCCAAAAGTAGCCGAATGGGTACTTGAGCGTTCGTAG
- a CDS encoding M3 family metallopeptidase, whose product MKFSHISVIATISVFLFSCNSKKNVKTMESTENNNPFFQNSSLQYQAPEFDKIKDEHFEPAFKKGLAEQLIEIENIANSTEAATFKNTILALETSGRILNRATMVFYNLTSANTNDSLQALEEKYAPIFAAHHDKIYLNSKLFERVKTVYENRNNANLESEDIRLTEYYYQNFEIAGANLSEEKKGDLKRINEQLASLETAFSNKLLAARKNGALIIDDVKELDGMSADEIAAAAKDAEDAGHKGKYLLALQNTTQQPLLQNLTNRATREKLYKASWERADKGNNDDTRATIQEIAKLRLQKAQLLGKTNFAEWKLQDQMAKDPQNALNLLSKLAAPAVNKAKTEASEIQKMIDAEKSGFKLEPWDWNFYAEKVRKAKYDLDESEIKPYFEVRTVLEKGVFYAAEQLYGISFKVRTDLPVYHPDVVAYEVFDKDGSSIALYYLDFYTRDNKSGGAWMNNFVNQSHHLGQKPVITNVFNYQKPANGKPSLISFDDVTTMFHEFGHSIHGIFANQKYESLSGTSVPRDFVEFPSQINEHWAMNEKVLNNYALHYKTKQPIPAELVQKIKNAGNFNGGYSMTELVAAATLDLAWHTVANADKLVAANDFEKAALESYGLYLPYVPPRYHSSYFLHIWANGYSAGYYAYMWSEMLDFDCFQWFEDNGGLTRENGDKFRQHILSVGNSIDLNESFKALTGHEPTIKPLLKAKGF is encoded by the coding sequence ATGAAATTCTCACATATCAGTGTTATCGCAACTATTTCAGTATTTCTTTTTTCGTGTAATTCTAAAAAAAACGTCAAGACAATGGAATCAACAGAAAACAATAACCCCTTTTTTCAGAATAGCTCGTTGCAGTATCAGGCACCCGAGTTTGACAAAATTAAAGATGAACATTTTGAGCCGGCATTTAAAAAAGGCTTGGCCGAACAACTGATTGAAATTGAAAACATTGCCAACTCCACAGAGGCAGCTACGTTTAAAAACACCATTTTGGCATTAGAAACCAGTGGCCGAATTTTAAATCGAGCAACCATGGTTTTTTATAATCTCACCAGTGCCAACACCAACGACAGCCTTCAGGCATTAGAGGAAAAATATGCCCCCATTTTTGCAGCCCACCACGATAAAATTTACCTCAATTCAAAACTATTTGAGCGGGTTAAAACCGTATATGAAAATAGAAATAATGCAAACTTAGAATCAGAAGACATCCGACTAACGGAATATTATTATCAGAATTTTGAAATAGCCGGAGCCAATCTTTCGGAGGAAAAAAAGGGCGATTTAAAACGTATCAACGAACAACTTGCCAGTCTTGAAACCGCTTTTAGCAACAAACTTTTAGCTGCCCGCAAAAACGGAGCACTGATAATTGATGATGTAAAGGAACTTGACGGAATGAGTGCCGACGAAATTGCGGCCGCCGCCAAAGATGCCGAAGATGCCGGCCACAAAGGCAAATATTTGTTGGCATTGCAAAACACGACGCAACAACCATTGCTTCAAAATTTAACAAACCGTGCAACCCGTGAAAAATTATATAAAGCCAGTTGGGAAAGAGCCGACAAAGGCAACAACGACGACACGAGAGCCACGATTCAGGAAATTGCCAAACTTCGATTGCAAAAGGCTCAATTGCTCGGCAAAACTAATTTCGCCGAATGGAAACTGCAAGATCAAATGGCCAAAGACCCACAAAATGCACTTAACTTATTGTCGAAATTGGCCGCCCCTGCGGTGAATAAAGCCAAAACGGAAGCATCTGAAATTCAAAAAATGATAGATGCAGAAAAAAGTGGTTTTAAATTAGAACCATGGGATTGGAATTTTTACGCCGAAAAAGTACGGAAAGCAAAATACGACCTTGACGAGTCGGAAATCAAACCTTATTTTGAGGTGCGTACGGTGTTAGAAAAAGGCGTTTTCTATGCTGCCGAGCAGTTGTATGGCATTAGTTTTAAAGTGAGAACCGATTTGCCTGTTTACCATCCGGATGTGGTGGCATACGAGGTTTTTGATAAAGACGGCAGCTCCATTGCCCTGTATTACCTCGATTTTTATACCCGCGATAACAAAAGCGGCGGTGCATGGATGAACAATTTTGTAAACCAATCACATCATTTGGGTCAAAAGCCGGTTATCACAAACGTGTTCAACTACCAAAAACCTGCCAATGGCAAACCTTCGTTAATCAGTTTTGATGATGTAACCACCATGTTTCATGAATTTGGCCATAGCATTCATGGCATTTTTGCCAATCAAAAATACGAAAGTCTTTCCGGTACCAGCGTTCCACGAGATTTTGTAGAGTTCCCCTCTCAAATAAATGAGCATTGGGCTATGAACGAAAAAGTGTTGAACAACTACGCGTTGCACTATAAAACAAAACAACCAATTCCAGCTGAACTTGTTCAAAAAATAAAGAACGCAGGTAATTTTAACGGTGGATATTCAATGACCGAATTAGTGGCCGCCGCCACCCTCGATTTGGCGTGGCACACCGTTGCAAATGCCGACAAACTTGTGGCTGCCAATGATTTTGAAAAAGCAGCTTTAGAAAGCTACGGTCTGTATTTGCCTTATGTGCCACCACGCTACCATTCTTCCTATTTTTTACATATTTGGGCTAATGGATATTCGGCAGGATATTATGCCTACATGTGGTCAGAAATGTTGGATTTCGACTGTTTCCAATGGTTTGAAGACAACGGTGGCCTTACCCGCGAAAACGGCGACAAATTCCGTCAGCACATCCTATCGGTGGGCAATAGCATTGATTTAAACGAATCCTTCAAAGCACTAACTGGTCATGAACCTACCATAAAACCGTTGCTGAAAGCAAAAGGGTTTTAG
- a CDS encoding undecaprenyl-diphosphate phosphatase: MSLIEAIIIGIVQGLTEFLPVSSSGHIELAKAVLNAQIDDDLLFTVFLHAATALSTIVVFRQDILQIFRGILSFKWDEETRFAWFVVLSMIPAAIVGLKWKDEIETFFNGNILFVSIMLLVTGLILFISDKIKINKNEEISGTKALIMGIVQAIAILPGISRSGSTIVTGVFLGMNRSKAARFSFLMVLPLILGVAAKSLLDYFEQSEASQQTIPLFELSMGFVAAFITGLFAIKWMIKLVEKSQLTWFALYCFIIGIVGIFFSF, encoded by the coding sequence ATGAGCCTGATTGAGGCCATTATTATTGGCATTGTTCAAGGTCTTACCGAATTTTTGCCCGTCAGCAGCAGCGGCCATATCGAGTTGGCTAAAGCCGTTTTAAATGCCCAAATAGACGACGATTTACTTTTTACCGTTTTTCTTCATGCAGCCACAGCCCTTAGCACCATTGTGGTTTTTAGGCAAGATATTCTCCAAATTTTTAGAGGCATTTTATCTTTTAAATGGGATGAAGAAACCCGTTTCGCATGGTTTGTAGTTCTTTCCATGATTCCTGCCGCTATTGTGGGTCTAAAATGGAAAGATGAAATAGAAACTTTTTTTAATGGAAACATTTTATTTGTTTCAATAATGCTTCTGGTTACGGGCCTGATTCTGTTTATTTCAGACAAAATAAAAATCAACAAAAACGAAGAAATAAGCGGCACAAAAGCCCTGATAATGGGCATTGTGCAAGCCATTGCCATTTTGCCCGGCATTAGCCGCAGCGGCAGTACCATTGTGACAGGTGTTTTTTTGGGAATGAACCGAAGCAAAGCAGCTCGATTTTCCTTTTTAATGGTTTTACCCCTTATTTTGGGCGTGGCCGCCAAAAGTTTGCTCGATTATTTTGAACAGTCTGAAGCCAGCCAACAAACCATTCCGTTGTTTGAACTGTCAATGGGTTTTGTGGCAGCGTTTATTACAGGTTTGTTTGCCATAAAATGGATGATAAAACTGGTAGAAAAAAGTCAATTAACATGGTTTGCACTGTATTGTTTCATAATAGGTATTGTAGGTATCTTCTTTTCATTTTAA
- a CDS encoding nucleotide pyrophosphohydrolase, translated as MTIAEAQRQVDDWIKTIGVRYFNELTNTAILMEEVGEVARIMARVYGEQSSKDSDLAKNLPDEMADVLFVLICLANQTGIDLTEALTKNIEKKTQRDFNRHKSNPKL; from the coding sequence ATGACAATTGCAGAAGCTCAGCGACAGGTAGATGATTGGATAAAAACCATTGGTGTTCGGTATTTTAACGAATTGACCAATACCGCCATTTTGATGGAAGAAGTGGGCGAAGTAGCCCGCATTATGGCTCGTGTCTATGGCGAACAATCATCAAAAGACAGCGATTTGGCAAAAAACTTGCCCGACGAAATGGCTGATGTGCTTTTTGTGCTAATCTGCCTTGCCAACCAAACGGGAATAGATTTAACCGAGGCTCTTACTAAAAATATCGAAAAGAAAACTCAACGAGATTTTAATCGGCACAAAAGCAATCCGAAACTATAA
- a CDS encoding FtsX-like permease family protein translates to MKRKNNLREFSATLSIVMVLVVIGLFGLLIIQSQKLLNYYHENVPVYIYFENSIPEQKLIEKAKELEKLPHVASTKYLNGDEEAIKFKEVFQQDFIEGLGFNPIPSSIEVSLKPQQLEGSFDAAIEQFKKIEGVNDVQFNPDLINQINQIKKKAGISLIAIALLLLIVSLILVNNAIKLEVYARRFTIKSMQLIGATQWFIIRPFVLKSLIITLISAVLAIIIIWPANSVLANLLNTQDQITSSPIYHTDFKIYSILFAVILLIGLCIVVPSTYFATKKYLRLKIEDLY, encoded by the coding sequence TTGAAACGAAAAAACAATCTTAGAGAATTTTCGGCAACCCTCAGCATTGTGATGGTGCTGGTGGTGATTGGGCTGTTTGGCCTGCTCATCATTCAAAGTCAAAAACTGCTGAACTATTATCATGAAAACGTTCCGGTTTACATTTATTTTGAAAATTCTATCCCAGAACAAAAATTGATTGAAAAAGCCAAAGAGCTGGAAAAACTTCCGCACGTGGCCTCAACAAAATATTTGAACGGCGATGAAGAAGCAATAAAATTTAAGGAGGTTTTTCAGCAAGATTTTATTGAAGGATTAGGTTTTAACCCCATACCATCCAGCATTGAAGTGAGCTTAAAACCGCAACAACTCGAGGGATCATTCGATGCTGCCATCGAACAATTCAAAAAAATAGAAGGAGTAAACGATGTACAGTTTAATCCAGATTTGATAAATCAGATAAATCAAATCAAAAAAAAGGCAGGTATTTCGTTAATAGCCATTGCACTATTGCTACTGATTGTTTCGCTTATCCTTGTCAATAATGCCATAAAGTTAGAAGTTTATGCCCGACGCTTTACCATTAAAAGCATGCAGCTTATTGGTGCCACACAGTGGTTTATTATACGTCCCTTTGTTTTAAAATCATTAATCATTACCCTGATAAGTGCTGTGTTGGCCATCATCATAATTTGGCCGGCCAATTCTGTTCTGGCCAATTTGCTAAATACCCAAGACCAAATAACCAGCTCACCAATTTATCACACCGATTTTAAAATTTATTCCATTTTATTTGCAGTAATATTGCTGATAGGGCTTTGCATTGTGGTGCCAAGCACCTACTTTGCAACCAAAAAATATTTACGATTAAAAATTGAAGATTTATATTAA
- a CDS encoding citrate synthase — protein MSETARITFQGKEVELPLIVGSENEVGIDISELRNVTGAITLDVGFKNTGSTVSNVTYLDGEAGILRHRGYSIEELASKASFLEVAYLLINGELPTKAEYEDWDYQIRHHTLVNEDMENIFKAWPTGSHPMGQLTAMISSLSSFYPESLNPNLSEEDQFRTIRRLIAKMPTIVAMLHKKAKGHPIIYPKNNLDYVSNFLNMTFKNITEDYEIDPVFVEAMNKLLILHADHEQNCSASTVRMVGSSHSNLYACISAGVAALWGPLHGGANQQVIEMLEAIREDGGDAEKYINKAKDKNDPFRLMGFGHRVYKNYDPRALIIKKSCDDILNKLGVHDPVLDIAKRLEETALADPYFAERKLFPNVDFYSGIIYRAMGFPVEMFTVLFALGRLPGWIAQWKEMRDHKDPIGRPRQIYTGPTLRSFTDMGDRK, from the coding sequence ATGTCAGAAACAGCCCGAATTACGTTTCAAGGTAAAGAAGTAGAGCTCCCATTAATAGTTGGTTCAGAGAATGAAGTTGGTATTGATATATCCGAACTTCGAAACGTAACCGGAGCTATAACGCTTGACGTGGGTTTTAAAAACACGGGAAGTACCGTTAGCAATGTTACCTATTTAGATGGAGAAGCGGGAATTTTAAGACACCGAGGATACTCAATCGAAGAATTGGCCTCTAAAGCATCGTTTTTAGAAGTGGCCTATTTGCTAATTAATGGCGAACTGCCCACAAAGGCAGAATATGAGGATTGGGATTACCAAATTCGTCACCATACATTGGTAAACGAAGATATGGAGAACATCTTTAAAGCATGGCCCACAGGCTCGCACCCGATGGGGCAGCTTACAGCCATGATATCCTCACTTTCTTCATTTTATCCTGAATCACTCAATCCAAATTTGAGCGAAGAAGATCAGTTTAGAACCATCCGCCGATTGATTGCCAAAATGCCAACTATTGTAGCAATGCTGCACAAAAAGGCAAAAGGGCATCCCATTATTTATCCCAAAAACAATTTGGATTATGTTTCCAATTTCTTAAACATGACTTTTAAGAACATTACCGAAGATTACGAAATTGATCCGGTATTTGTTGAAGCCATGAATAAACTGTTGATTTTGCATGCCGACCACGAGCAAAACTGTTCAGCCTCTACGGTTAGAATGGTGGGTTCATCGCACTCAAACTTGTATGCTTGTATCTCTGCCGGTGTGGCCGCTCTTTGGGGGCCATTGCATGGTGGTGCCAACCAGCAAGTTATAGAAATGTTGGAAGCCATTAGAGAAGATGGTGGCGATGCCGAAAAATACATCAATAAAGCAAAAGATAAAAACGACCCATTCCGGTTGATGGGATTTGGGCATAGAGTTTATAAAAACTACGACCCTCGTGCATTGATTATCAAAAAATCGTGCGATGATATTTTGAACAAATTGGGCGTACACGACCCTGTGTTAGACATTGCAAAAAGGCTGGAAGAAACGGCTTTGGCCGATCCATACTTTGCTGAAAGAAAATTGTTCCCGAATGTTGACTTCTATTCTGGAATAATTTACAGAGCTATGGGCTTCCCTGTGGAAATGTTTACTGTACTTTTTGCTCTTGGTCGCCTACCGGGTTGGATTGCCCAATGGAAAGAAATGCGTGACCACAAAGACCCAATCGGTCGTCCACGGCAAATTTATACAGGGCCAACGTTGCGTTCGTTTACCGACATGGGCGACCGAAAATAA
- a CDS encoding DUF3098 domain-containing protein: MSSKKNKQKDAVSKTNLHQLKFAFSKENYKWMLIGLAIITLGFVLMAGNTDDVYNGTKLFDGTISFSSTIKITIAPLVVLAGFAVEVYAIFKKSDLDNTNEPD; the protein is encoded by the coding sequence ATGTCGAGCAAAAAAAACAAACAAAAAGATGCCGTTTCCAAAACAAATTTGCACCAGTTAAAATTTGCTTTTTCGAAAGAAAACTATAAATGGATGCTGATTGGTTTGGCCATCATTACTCTTGGTTTTGTGTTAATGGCCGGCAATACAGACGATGTATATAATGGCACAAAATTGTTTGACGGCACCATTAGTTTTAGCAGCACCATCAAAATAACCATCGCTCCATTGGTAGTTTTGGCCGGATTTGCCGTTGAGGTATATGCTATTTTCAAAAAATCCGATTTAGACAATACCAATGAGCCTGATTGA
- a CDS encoding 6-carboxytetrahydropterin synthase yields MVYITRKEHFNAAHKLFNPHWSEEQNEAVYGKCANKNWHGHNFDLYVTIKGTPDPETGFILDLKKLRDIIQNSVIEQLDHKNINMDVPWMAGKLASIENIAIGIWEQLEPQITGGKLHRIKLWETHNNYVEYFGEEL; encoded by the coding sequence CTGGTTTATATAACGCGAAAGGAGCATTTTAATGCAGCTCATAAATTGTTTAATCCCCACTGGAGTGAAGAACAAAATGAAGCGGTTTATGGAAAATGTGCCAATAAAAATTGGCATGGACATAATTTTGATTTGTATGTTACCATAAAAGGTACTCCCGACCCTGAAACGGGTTTTATTTTGGATTTGAAAAAACTGAGAGACATTATTCAAAACAGTGTTATCGAACAGCTCGACCATAAAAACATAAACATGGATGTGCCATGGATGGCGGGCAAATTGGCTTCTATTGAGAATATTGCCATTGGCATTTGGGAGCAGTTGGAGCCTCAAATAACTGGTGGAAAACTGCACAGGATAAAGCTGTGGGAAACACACAATAACTATGTTGAATATTTTGGTGAAGAATTGTAA